The region TTGTGGTTGTGCTTGGTCCTTCGGGCTCAGGCAAGTCCACTATGCTCCGTTGTATTAATCTGCTGGAGACCCCGTCTGCAGGTCATATTCTTATTGAAGATCAAGAGATTACGGGTACCAATGAAGCTGAGGTTAACGCCCTTCGCAGAGATGTAGGAATGGTTTTCCAGCAGTTCAATCTGTTTGGCCATTTAACTGTCAAAGAAAACGTAATGATTGGTCAAATTAAGGTTTTAGGAAAGTCAAAAGAAGAGGCGGAAGCCGAGGCATTAAAGCAACTTGAGGCTGTTGGTCTTGCTGATAGGGCAGACTTTAAGCCTGGCGCTCTTTCCGGAGGACAGCAGCAGCGTGTAGCAATTGCTCGCGCCGTGGCTATGCATCCAAATGTACTTCTTTTTGACGAGCCTACTTCTGCGCTTGACCCTGAGCTTGTCCGTGGTGTTTTGGATGTTATGCGTGATCTGGCAAAGAATTCTGGTATGACTATGATTGTGGTAACGCATGAGATGGGTTTTGCAAAAGACGTGGCAGATCGCATAGTTTTTATGGAAGGAGGAGTTGTAGTTGAGCAGGGCACTCCCGATGCCATCTTCAACAATCCGCAGAGTTCTCGAACGGCTGAGTTCATTGGCGCTATTGTTTAAAACATATACTTTTTACAATTAATATGTATATTTTAAAAAATAAAATTAGGGCGAGAAATTCTTCTCGTCCTAATTGCAGATAATGAGGTATATCTGCTCTTTATCCGCAGCATGTGGTATGCTTGTTAAGATTAAGCTTATCCTAGGGGGAATCGATGCATCACAAGAATATTCTTCTTGTATCTGCAACGACACGCTTACATGAACGTATGCGTGAACTTTCGCATGTCATTGATGTTTCTATTGCTCTTGCAAATGTAGCTTCATTTGCGCAGGCTACAGTTTCTGGTCATACTTTTGATCTGATTATTCTTGATCAAAAAGATCTTTCTCAAGATGTTGTTAGTACCGTTGAGAATTATTCCGCGCAAAATGGTGGAATTGCTCGACTATTTGTTGCTGACCTTGATAATCTTTCTAAATTTGTTCTACCTGTTCAAGGTAAGAGTGATTTTATTTTGTCTACTGCAACTATCCAGGAGTTTAGTCTAAGGTGTTCGCTGCTTTTGTGGCCAGGTACTGAGAGCACTTCTAGAGATTTGGTTATTGTAGACAATATAAAGATTAATTTGGCAACGTATCAAGTTTACATTGATGAATCTCCAGTTGATCTTACTTATATGGAGTATCTGCTACTGTCATTTTTGGCAACTCATCCATCTCGTGCGTACTCGC is a window of Lancefieldella parvula DSM 20469 DNA encoding:
- a CDS encoding amino acid ABC transporter ATP-binding protein gives rise to the protein MSFFSFNKKSNTEYPALDAEIAAQEAFERDKLLTNHAFEAGEHPIVRIEHLNKSFGATHVLNDVNLTVWPGEVVVVLGPSGSGKSTMLRCINLLETPSAGHILIEDQEITGTNEAEVNALRRDVGMVFQQFNLFGHLTVKENVMIGQIKVLGKSKEEAEAEALKQLEAVGLADRADFKPGALSGGQQQRVAIARAVAMHPNVLLFDEPTSALDPELVRGVLDVMRDLAKNSGMTMIVVTHEMGFAKDVADRIVFMEGGVVVEQGTPDAIFNNPQSSRTAEFIGAIV
- a CDS encoding winged helix-turn-helix domain-containing protein, with translation MHHKNILLVSATTRLHERMRELSHVIDVSIALANVASFAQATVSGHTFDLIILDQKDLSQDVVSTVENYSAQNGGIARLFVADLDNLSKFVLPVQGKSDFILSTATIQEFSLRCSLLLWPGTESTSRDLVIVDNIKINLATYQVYIDESPVDLTYMEYLLLSFLATHPSRAYSREALLQRVWGFEYCGGTRTVDVHVRRVRSKIGPQAAAHLETVRGVGYLFRA